The proteins below come from a single [Synechococcus] sp. NIES-970 genomic window:
- a CDS encoding hypothetical protein (conserved hypothetical protein): MKTKKILLILPLATGIILISSAKSEASVLDILKNTWNQTTQIISSTFETYVGSHFENFLQVYVPQGIQAITGALGLPDPSGIFADIRDDAALNQTDINDIAEGILRQSEVAAGTSSTLGEIIFSAEGQQNTEQLAETATQISSSSGELAEQCQSLNITQEVMKCMTLQMANETQLSRIQIEQNQQILQQLAANNIAQANVVKTLTRDERTKQAAQDQAANQILREVQFNNALVDDL, encoded by the coding sequence ATGAAAACCAAGAAAATTTTGTTGATTCTTCCCCTTGCCACAGGCATCATCCTGATTTCCAGCGCTAAAAGCGAAGCCTCTGTCCTCGACATCCTCAAAAACACTTGGAACCAGACGACTCAAATTATCTCCTCCACCTTTGAAACCTATGTCGGAAGCCACTTTGAAAACTTCTTACAAGTATATGTACCCCAAGGCATTCAAGCGATTACAGGTGCCCTAGGATTACCCGACCCCAGTGGCATTTTTGCGGATATTCGTGATGACGCCGCCCTCAATCAAACCGATATCAACGACATTGCAGAAGGCATTTTGAGACAAAGCGAGGTTGCCGCTGGTACTTCTAGCACCCTTGGAGAAATTATCTTTTCCGCCGAAGGACAACAAAACACCGAACAATTGGCGGAAACTGCCACACAAATTTCCAGCTCATCGGGCGAACTGGCAGAACAATGTCAAAGTCTGAATATCACTCAGGAAGTTATGAAATGTATGACGCTACAGATGGCAAATGAAACCCAGCTTTCCCGCATTCAGATCGAGCAGAATCAGCAGATTCTTCAACAACTTGCTGCCAATAACATCGCCCAAGCTAATGTTGTCAAAACCCTGACTCGCGATGAACGCACTAAGCAAGCAGCACAGGATCAGGCTGCCAATCAGATTCTCCGTGAGGTGCAATTTAACAATGCACTAGTTGATGATCTTTAA